Part of the Salarias fasciatus chromosome 23 unlocalized genomic scaffold, fSalaFa1.1 super_scaffold_20, whole genome shotgun sequence genome, gcctaattttttttttttttttctgtctctgcttccatCATTCCCTCTGTGGTCTGGggccgggtcgcaggggcagcagtctcagcagagatgcccagactttcctgtccccagacacttcctccagctcctctgggaggatcccaaggcgttcccaggccagccgagagacatagtctctccagcgtgtcctgggtcttccccggggtctcctcccagtgggacatggccgtaacacctccctagggaggcgtccaggaggcgtcctgaacagatgcccgagtcACCTCAGCCggtccctctcgatgtggaggagaagcggctccactccgagctcctctctggtgactgagctcctcaccctatctctaatgAAGCGCCCAGCCACCATTCAAATGAAGCTtgtttcagccgcttgtatccgggatcttgtcctttcggtcaggacccaaagctcattaccatagatgagggtgggaacgtagactgaccggtaaatcaagagcttctcctttcggctcagctccctcttcaccacaacagaccgatacgactgcatcactgcagcggctgcaccgatccacctgtcaatctcacgctccatccgtcccccactcgtgaacaagaccccaggatacttaaactcctccacttgggccagagtctctaaactgacctggagagggcaagccaccttcttccggtcgaggaccatgacctcggatttggagctgctgatcctcgtctctgtcgcttcacacacggctgcgaaccgccccagtgcaagCTGTAGGTCcatgttcgatgaagccaacaggacaacatcatctgcaaaaagcacagatgaaatcctgtggttcccgaaccggaccccctccagcccctggctgcacctagaaattctgtccataaagattatgaacagaaccggtgacaaagggcagcactgccggagtccaacacgCACCGGGAACAGCTCCAACTTACAgctggcaatgcggaccagactcctactccggtcatacagaggcCGGacagccctgaacaaggggctcCGGACTCCATTTTaccgaagcaccccccacaaaacaccacgagggacgcggtcgaacgccttctccaagtccacaaaacacatgtggactggttgggcgaactcccacgagccctggAGCACCCTGTGGatggtatagagctggtccactgttccacgaccaggacgaaaaccgcatcagtcctcctgaatccgaggttcgactatcggtcgaatcttcctctccagtaccctggaatagactttcccggggaggctgaggagtgtgatccctctatagttggagcacaccctccggtccccctggACTGCCAATCCAGAGACACCGTGGaatgggtggcagccgacggcagggtgcccggcgacccgatcctcagacacagagatgtAATGATgatatcaatcatttttttccagcagttttccttcttcaatgcttaatttcttttttctttctttgcttccatcatttcctcttttgttGTGATGACGATATCACTTCTTTCAGTGGTGTTGCTTCTGTAatgcctaatttttttttttttttctgtctctgcttccatCATTCCCTCTGTGGTCTGGggccgggtcgcaggggcagcagtctcagcagagatgcccagactttcctgtccccagacacttcctccagctcctctgggaggatcccaaggcgttcccaggccagccgagagacatagtctctccagcgtgtcctgggtcttccccggggtctcctcccagtgggacatggccgtaacacctccctagggaggcgtccaggaggcgtcctgaacagatgcccgagtcACCTCAGCCggtccctctcgatgtggaggagaagcggctccactccgagctcctctctggtgactgagctcctcaccctatctctaatgAAGCGCCCAGCCACCATACAGATGAAGCTTGTTTCAGCCGcatgtatccgggatcttgtcctttcggtcaggacccaaagctcatgaccatagatgagggtgggaacgtagactgaccggtaaatcaagagcttctcctttcggctcagctccctcttcaccacaacagaccgatacgactgcatcactgcagccgctgcaccgatccgcctgtcaatttcacgctccatccgtcccccactcgtgaacaagaccccagaatacttaaactcctccacttgggccagagtctctaaaccgacctggagagggcaagccaccttcttccggtcgaggaccatgacctcggatttggagctgctgatcctcatctctgtcgcttcacacacggctgcgaaccgccccagtgcaagCTGTAGGTCcatgttcgatgaagccaacaggaaaacatcatctgcaaaaagcagagatgaaatcctgtggttcccgaaccggaccccctccagcccctggctgcacctagaaattctgtccataaagattatgaacagaaccggtgacaaagggcagcactgccggagtccaacacgCACCGGGAACAGCTCCaacttactgctggcaatgcggaccagactcctactccggtcatacagagaccggacagccctgaacaaggggctcCGGACTCCATTTTaccgaagcaccccccacaaaacaccacgagggacgcggtcgaacgccttctccgagtccacaaaacacatgtggactggttgggcgaactcccacgagccctggAGCACCCTGTGGatggtatagagctggtccactgttccacgaccaggacgaaaaccgcatcagtcctcctgaatccgaggtttgactatcggtcgaatcttcctctccagtaccctggaatagactttcccggggaggctgaggagtgtgatccctctatagttggagcacaccctccggtccccctggactgccaatccagagacaccgtggattgggtggcagccgatggcagggtccccggcgacccgatcctcagacacagagatgcAATGATGATATCACTTTTTTCTGAGGTTTTCCTTCTTCAATGCttaatttctcttttctttccttccatccttccctctgtgtttggaaagttgatatcaattgttttttttcctgagtttttgtttcttcaatgCTTCATtttacgcccccccccccccacacaatTCTTTCCTTTAGTTAACTTTTTATAAATCTATTCCACCTTTTCACACATAGGGTCTATATTGGGGGTGCATGTGAAGATTTTGCTGGGACCACACATAGGGCTCATAACGGGGCAGTATGTTGGCCCCCCACTGAGGGTTTGAGGGGGTCCCCTCCTGGGGGAGCATGTGGGGCCCGTGATGGAAGCGTGCGTCAGGCTCCCACTGAGGGCACACGAAGGACTGAGATTGTGGAAGCAGCCAGGTCCCACACTGGGGGCAtctgaggagaagctgctgctgttggagtgggagaggctgctgctgggggtgtaCCTGTGTCTCTCGCTGGGGTTGCATGTAGGCCTCATGTCGGGGTTGGACAAAGGGTTCGCGCTGAGGACGCGCGTCAGGACGAGACCGGGCCAGCACCACGTAGAGCGCCTGGGTGCCCAAGACGTGGCCGTTCATCCCAGTCATGGCCCGGCTGGCCTCCTCAGGGGACGAAAAGCAGACAAACCCAAATCCTTTGCAGCGCTCCCCCTCCGTCATCACCTGCGGAAGAGACACAAATTAAACTCAATCAGTTCAGGTATGAAAACATTCAATTAAACATGCTCTTTCTCAGAGTTCCTACTTATATCTTTAACTACACCTATACCTGTCACCTCAATTTACACAAGACTCATTGTGATATGACAGGAATTACCATAAGGAAtaagaaataaattcaaatttgtAATTCACTGCTAGTTGACTGCTCACCTTGACACTTGTGATGGTTCCAAAGGGACTGAAAGCTCGGTGCAGACGCTCCTCATCCATGTCGGAGTCCAGGTTGTGGACGTACAGATTGACCCCCTAGTTTATTCAAGGACAAAGGAGAAGTTAGTGCCACCCCGAATAACAGTCTTTAAACAGTACAGCCTGGGCTCAAAGGTCCTTTGCCACTTTCATTTTGAGCATGACGGATCTGCTCCTCAAAAAGTGACTGGACGCTGGAGTTAAGTGACCTACTGACCTGATACCTGGATCCGCGATCCAAACTCTCAGGCTCAAACCTGCGCGTGAGCTCCGTCTGCCGCTCTGCCTTCCTCTGGGCACGAGACACGTACAACCGCCGGCCGTTCAACACTTTACCGTTCAAGTCGTCCACCGCCTGAGAGGAAATAAACATGGGTATCGTGATTTGAAGCAAGCAGAAATGCAGAGAATATGTGATCTACCCATCAGTCTTCCTCAGAAGTGGTTCTTACCTTCTTGGCGTTCTCGTGGCTCTCAAAGCGGGCGAATCCAAATCCTTTCGAATTTCCATTGTTGTCTGTCATCACACGAACGCTGGATGTGGGtcctgtccaaaaaaaaaaaagcagctggtCAACATCGGTTCACATCCTCAGCTGTGAATGCTGAGTGGAAATTACCGTATttgctgaacagctccgtcagCCTGTTGTCGTCCATGTCCTCTCCGAAGTTCTTTATATAAACGTTGGTGAACTCCTCTGCACTTGTGGCGAGCTCCGCCTCCCTGTCTTTAAACGATCGGAACGGCTCAATAGTTCTGTtgaagaaaacatcatgaaacaTTAAGTCAAATGTGTCAAAACCTGACTTCGGAACTTGTAGTAAGCAGGTTCGAAAAGTTTAAAGAACGGAAATCACACTTACACTATCTGGTCATTGAGCAGCATGCCGTTCAGCCTCTGAGTGGCGCGCTCAGCCGCCTCCACGGTCTCAAAGTGCACGTAGCCGTACCCCTTTGAGACGTTGTTGTCGTCACAAACCACCTGGAAAGAGGAAGAGTTATgagtcaaacacattcacaagCATCATGAATTTTCCTAAAAAGTTTTAACACTGTTATGACCCCATACTCACTTTACAGGACAGCACAGTCCCGAAGGCTGAAAACGTGTTCAGCAAGGACAGGCTGTCGATGGATTTGTCCAGGTTCTTAATCAGGATGTTCCCCGCTGCGTTGGTTCTCTGGGAGGGGTCTCGTCGACACCACATGATCCGCACAGGCCGGCCGTTGACGACAGTGAAGGCCAGGTCGTCCAGCGCTCGCTCAGCTACACAAAGaccacaagaaaagaaaaaaaacataagcgTATTCACAGGTTCGCCCCTCAAAATGCAGCATCAGACATGAATTGAAGAACATTAAGATCGACTGGAGGCACAGCGCCTCCTTTAGAGGTTGTTTAGACAAAGCTCACCATCTTCATGTTTCGTGTAGTTGACGAAGCCATAGCCGAGAGAGCGGCGGGTGATCCGGTGTCTGCAAACCCTGACAGAGATGACCTGCCCCACCTGGCTGAACTTCTCATAAAGCATCACCTCTGTGGTGGTGGGAAGCAGGTCTCCCACATACAGAGAAGCTGATGGGTTGATGGGCGCAAACTGGTCCAGAATTGGCTTTGTCTTCCTGTAACCTGACATCTGTAAATGCAATGTTCAGAAGGTCATTATTTTCATAAATGTCCAGTAACACATCAATGACAAATACTATTTCCAGTTTTAGTGGAAACTCTCACTTAAAAAACACGTGTTCTTACATTTGTCGGTGAACAATGCTCTTGAGGTTTCCTCGTCTGGTCAAACATACTCAAATATCCtctgtcaaaatgaaatctgaagaGATCTAGCAAACACAAGCTAACTCAGTGATGGATAACTTGGTGGGTGGGTGATTCTTCTCCAAAGCGCAAAGCTACGACTGATCCGGGCGTCTGAATAGTTCAGAGTGGTGAACTGCAGGCTGAAGATGCTGGCTGTCAATGCTGGTGATGACATCACAGGTTT contains:
- the LOC115383621 gene encoding polyadenylate-binding protein 1-like, which translates into the protein MLYEKFSQVGQVISVRVCRHRITRRSLGYGFVNYTKHEDAERALDDLAFTVVNGRPVRIMWCRRDPSQRTNAAGNILIKNLDKSIDSLSLLNTFSAFGTVLSCKVVCDDNNVSKGYGYVHFETVEAAERATQRLNGMLLNDQIVTIEPFRSFKDREAELATSAEEFTNVYIKNFGEDMDDNRLTELFSKYGPTSSVRVMTDNNGNSKGFGFARFESHENAKKAVDDLNGKVLNGRRLYVSRAQRKAERQTELTRRFEPESLDRGSRYQGVNLYVHNLDSDMDEERLHRAFSPFGTITSVKVMTEGERCKGFGFVCFSSPEEASRAMTGMNGHVLGTQALYVVLARSLGA